A window from Chryseobacterium vaccae encodes these proteins:
- a CDS encoding fatty acid desaturase family protein, translating into MEKPSYLKDSDDVKLFNELRKKVNQRVEAIPENRDIYIKIKAVILPLIYFGLYFFAMFHTDSRWVYISSFVLMGFSLVLIYLNLIHEAAHNNIYKSKRLNALVLQIFDFVGANSYIWKKRHIASHHAYPNVDGWDTDIEQSGLLLIVPWIKAKGVQKYQHRFFFLVYPLYLFNWMFIRDFRDFFDKERVILKTQGTIPVIEKVKMVSYKLFYFFYQIVVPVVFFKVPIGLALGAWFLQVIAASIFALFVLLPLHPLPDNAFPKLDQKNGLPFSWLRHQMEVTNDLRENNWLVRNVLGNFNFHVAHHLFPNYSYMYYNEITEEIEVFAKEHDLAYKRFPIFKALGKHVDLLKQNAKNAYYILEE; encoded by the coding sequence ATGGAAAAGCCGAGTTACTTAAAAGATTCAGACGATGTCAAATTGTTTAATGAGCTGAGAAAGAAAGTGAACCAAAGAGTAGAAGCCATTCCTGAAAACCGGGATATTTATATTAAGATCAAAGCAGTGATCCTGCCTTTGATCTACTTTGGGTTGTATTTTTTTGCCATGTTTCATACAGATTCACGTTGGGTTTATATTTCCAGTTTTGTTTTAATGGGATTTTCCCTGGTTCTGATTTATTTGAATTTAATTCATGAAGCTGCCCATAATAATATTTATAAAAGCAAAAGGTTGAATGCTTTGGTATTGCAGATTTTTGATTTTGTAGGAGCCAATTCCTACATCTGGAAAAAAAGACATATCGCAAGCCATCATGCCTATCCGAATGTGGACGGATGGGATACAGATATAGAACAGAGCGGTTTGTTGCTGATTGTTCCATGGATCAAAGCTAAAGGTGTTCAGAAATACCAACACAGATTTTTCTTTCTGGTATATCCGCTTTATCTGTTCAACTGGATGTTTATCCGGGATTTCAGAGACTTTTTTGATAAAGAAAGAGTCATTCTGAAAACACAGGGAACCATTCCGGTGATAGAGAAGGTAAAAATGGTGAGCTATAAACTGTTTTACTTCTTTTATCAGATTGTGGTTCCGGTTGTGTTCTTTAAAGTACCAATCGGTTTGGCCTTGGGAGCATGGTTTCTGCAAGTGATTGCGGCAAGTATTTTTGCACTGTTTGTTCTCCTGCCTCTGCACCCACTTCCGGATAATGCCTTTCCGAAACTGGATCAGAAAAACGGACTTCCGTTCAGCTGGCTTCGTCATCAGATGGAAGTAACGAATGACTTGCGGGAAAATAACTGGCTGGTAAGAAATGTACTGGGAAACTTTAACTTCCATGTTGCCCACCACCTCTTTCCGAATTACAGTTATATGTACTATAATGAAATTACGGAAGAGATCGAGGTATTTGCAAAAGAACATGATCTGGCCTATAAAAGGTTCCCGATTTTTAAAGCTTTAGGCAAACATGTAGATCTGCTGAAACAGAATGCAAAAAATGCCTACTATATTTTAGAAGAATAA
- a CDS encoding alpha/beta fold hydrolase yields MKTELNYINLSYHTHSQKEYHIPLTYQIFGKDLFTAPIILINHALTGNSNVSGEKGWWKQLVGENQVVDTNKYTVLCFNIPGNGYDDFLIEDYEDFTPSDIANIFLKGLEALHIKNLYAIIGGSLGGGIAWEMLTKQPELAEIFIPIACDYRTHDWLHAQCLVQKFLLNSQDEPLQKARIHAMLCYRTPQSLNNRFQNQYNQEKQCLQSEDWLIYHGNALNERFSLKAYRLMNHLLMNINADDTALDKIQARMHMISVDTDLFFPASEIRTCFENLKEKKENISYHEIQSIHGHDAFLMEYQQLNNIIKNIL; encoded by the coding sequence TTGAAAACAGAACTAAACTATATTAATCTTTCGTATCATACACATTCCCAAAAGGAATATCATATCCCGTTGACCTACCAGATCTTCGGGAAAGACCTGTTTACAGCCCCAATTATTCTCATCAATCATGCCCTTACCGGAAATTCAAATGTGTCCGGTGAAAAAGGCTGGTGGAAGCAGCTGGTAGGAGAAAATCAGGTTGTTGATACCAATAAATACACTGTTCTGTGCTTCAATATTCCCGGAAACGGATATGATGATTTTTTAATTGAAGACTATGAAGACTTCACCCCATCAGATATAGCCAATATATTCCTGAAAGGGTTGGAGGCTTTACATATCAAAAACCTATACGCCATTATCGGAGGCTCCCTTGGAGGAGGAATTGCCTGGGAAATGCTTACCAAGCAGCCTGAACTGGCGGAAATATTCATTCCTATAGCCTGTGATTACAGAACTCATGATTGGCTGCATGCACAATGTCTGGTTCAAAAATTCTTACTGAATAGTCAGGATGAGCCTTTACAGAAAGCAAGAATTCATGCCATGTTGTGCTACAGAACTCCGCAGTCATTAAACAATAGATTTCAAAACCAGTATAATCAGGAGAAACAATGTTTACAATCAGAAGACTGGTTAATATATCACGGCAATGCTCTAAACGAAAGATTTAGTTTAAAAGCGTACAGGCTGATGAATCATTTACTGATGAATATTAATGCTGATGATACAGCACTGGATAAGATACAGGCACGAATGCACATGATCTCCGTAGATACAGACTTATTCTTTCCTGCTTCCGAAATTCGGACGTGTTTTGAAAACTTAAAAGAAAAAAAAGAGAATATTTCTTATCACGAGATCCAATCTATACACGGGCATGATGCCTTCCTAATGGAATATCAACAATTAAACAATATCATAAAAAACATTTTATAG
- a CDS encoding O-succinylhomoserine sulfhydrylase, with translation MENFETSAIRTQTERSQFDEHSTPLYLTSSFIFQDAEDMRASFAEEKPKNLYSRFSNPNVSEFTEKIAKMEGAEAGYAFATGMAAIYSTFAALLNAGDHIVSCQSVFGSTHTLFTKYFPKWNIETTYFKAEDAGNVEQYIQPNTKILYLETPTNPAIEILDLEFFGKIAKKHNLIFIVDNCFATPYLQQPVKYGADIVVHSATKLIDGQGRVLGGVAVGKEDLIREIYLFARNTGPAMSPFNAWVLSKSLETLAIRVEKHCENALKVAEFLEGHPNVELVKYPFLQSHPSYEVAKKQMKLGGNIVAFEIKGGIEGGRNFLDKIKMCSLSANLGDTRTIVTHPASTTHSKLTDEERNEVGITAGLVRCSVGLEYVDDIIADLKQALD, from the coding sequence ATGGAAAATTTCGAAACATCAGCAATAAGAACCCAAACAGAAAGGTCTCAGTTTGATGAACATTCCACACCGTTATATCTTACCTCCAGCTTTATTTTTCAGGATGCGGAGGATATGAGAGCGAGTTTTGCTGAAGAAAAACCTAAAAATCTGTACAGTCGTTTTTCAAACCCTAACGTAAGCGAATTCACAGAAAAAATTGCTAAAATGGAAGGAGCAGAAGCAGGATATGCATTTGCAACAGGAATGGCTGCAATCTATTCTACATTTGCGGCTTTGCTGAATGCAGGAGATCATATCGTAAGCTGTCAGTCTGTTTTCGGATCTACTCATACACTTTTTACAAAGTATTTCCCGAAATGGAATATTGAAACCACCTATTTTAAAGCAGAAGATGCCGGAAATGTAGAACAGTACATTCAGCCTAATACAAAGATTTTATATCTGGAAACACCTACCAATCCGGCTATTGAAATTCTGGATCTTGAATTTTTTGGAAAGATCGCGAAAAAGCATAACCTGATATTTATTGTAGACAACTGTTTTGCAACACCTTACCTTCAGCAGCCTGTGAAATATGGTGCCGATATTGTTGTACATTCTGCAACAAAGCTGATCGACGGACAGGGTAGAGTATTAGGAGGTGTGGCAGTAGGAAAGGAAGACCTTATCAGAGAAATCTATCTTTTTGCAAGAAACACAGGACCGGCAATGTCCCCTTTCAACGCTTGGGTATTGTCAAAAAGCTTGGAAACATTGGCCATCCGTGTAGAAAAACATTGTGAAAATGCTTTGAAAGTGGCAGAATTCTTAGAAGGTCATCCTAATGTAGAATTGGTAAAATATCCGTTCCTGCAGTCTCATCCAAGTTATGAAGTGGCAAAAAAGCAAATGAAGTTGGGAGGAAATATCGTGGCCTTTGAAATTAAAGGAGGAATTGAGGGAGGAAGAAATTTCCTGGATAAGATAAAAATGTGCTCGCTTTCTGCTAACCTTGGTGATACAAGAACGATTGTAACGCACCCTGCATCAACCACCCACTCCAAACTGACGGATGAAGAACGCAACGAAGTAGGAATTACCGCAGGCCTTGTACGTTGCTCGGTAGGCTTGGAATACGTAGATGACATCATAGCAGATTTGAAACAGGCATTAGACTAA
- a CDS encoding ACT domain-containing protein translates to MKNANEIKFLKNRSIIKFEGEDFLGEIGIDGRIFKALTLARISVGVISQQAIENGISILVHENDAEKAVSCLIDEFEAERKSGKVSQIYSINNVSVIGFVAEDFNKVFAELARNNVFPLLLNQVAGENRVNIVVTSSQDEKTKNIIESEIFKKPKTVHLAIIGHGNVGKTLIEQVLESAEEIKRRKKIDLKVVAVANSKKIAFNKKGFDANWTDEVLTAEHPSNVQELINFSNENQLENLIVVDNTASKDFVKNYHALAENGFDLVSSNKIFNTLPIEEYRKLRYTLSKNNRRYLYETNVGAGLPLIDTIKLLHLSGENITRIKGVFSGTLSYVFNNFSLRDDKFSTIINEALEKGYTEPDPREDLSGNDVARKLLILSRELDLINEFGDINIQNLVPENLLSVSKTEFLSRLEELDEEYQKIKENQEPGHVLRYVGDLHGDLQKEKGELDVKLISVPATSALGQLKGSDSIFEIYTESYGENPIVIMGAGAGAQVTARGVFGDILRVSETK, encoded by the coding sequence ATGAAAAATGCTAACGAAATAAAATTTTTAAAGAACAGATCAATTATCAAATTTGAAGGAGAAGATTTCTTGGGAGAAATAGGAATTGATGGACGAATTTTTAAAGCGCTGACTTTAGCGCGAATCAGTGTAGGGGTGATTTCTCAGCAAGCAATAGAAAACGGAATCTCTATTTTGGTTCATGAAAATGATGCAGAAAAAGCAGTGTCATGTCTCATTGATGAATTTGAAGCAGAAAGAAAATCAGGAAAAGTTTCACAGATCTATAGTATCAATAATGTCTCTGTCATTGGTTTTGTAGCAGAAGACTTCAATAAGGTTTTTGCAGAACTGGCAAGAAATAATGTCTTCCCATTGCTGTTAAATCAGGTTGCCGGTGAGAACAGGGTAAACATTGTAGTAACTTCTTCACAGGATGAAAAAACCAAAAACATCATAGAATCTGAAATCTTCAAAAAACCAAAGACCGTTCATCTGGCAATTATTGGTCATGGCAACGTTGGAAAAACCCTGATAGAACAGGTCCTGGAATCTGCAGAAGAAATTAAAAGACGTAAAAAAATAGACCTTAAAGTTGTAGCAGTAGCCAATTCAAAGAAAATAGCTTTCAATAAAAAGGGTTTTGATGCCAACTGGACAGATGAGGTTTTGACAGCAGAGCATCCGTCAAACGTTCAGGAACTCATCAATTTCTCCAATGAAAATCAACTGGAAAACCTGATCGTAGTAGATAATACTGCCAGCAAAGACTTCGTAAAAAATTATCATGCTTTGGCTGAAAACGGATTTGATCTGGTTTCTTCCAATAAAATATTTAACACTCTTCCAATCGAAGAATACCGTAAACTAAGATATACATTAAGTAAAAATAACAGACGTTATCTGTATGAAACCAATGTAGGAGCTGGCCTCCCATTGATTGATACCATTAAACTTCTTCACCTTTCAGGAGAGAATATCACCAGAATAAAAGGCGTATTCTCCGGAACATTGAGCTATGTTTTCAATAACTTTTCTTTGAGAGATGATAAATTTTCCACAATCATCAACGAAGCTCTGGAAAAAGGATATACAGAACCGGACCCAAGAGAAGATCTATCTGGAAATGATGTGGCAAGAAAATTATTAATACTGTCAAGAGAATTAGATTTAATTAACGAGTTTGGAGATATCAACATTCAAAATCTGGTTCCTGAAAATTTACTTTCAGTTTCAAAAACAGAATTCCTTTCAAGACTGGAAGAGCTGGATGAAGAATATCAGAAAATCAAAGAAAATCAGGAGCCTGGCCATGTGTTGAGATATGTTGGTGACTTACACGGTGATTTACAGAAAGAAAAAGGTGAATTGGATGTAAAATTAATTTCCGTTCCTGCAACTTCAGCCTTAGGACAGTTGAAAGGCTCAGATTCCATCTTTGAGATCTATACAGAAAGCTACGGTGAAAACCCTATCGTGATCATGGGAGCCGGAGCCGGAGCACAGGTAACTGCAAGAGGCGTCTTCGGAGATATTTTAAGAGTAAGCGAAACAAAATAG
- a CDS encoding MGH1-like glycoside hydrolase domain-containing protein yields MTVEKERLQNIQWKNWGPYVSNRQWGNVREDYSPNGNAWNFTNHDNAESYAYRWGEEGIAGISDVKQLFCFAFSFWNKKDKIVKERFFGLSNPQGNHGEDIKEIFYYLDNTPTHSYMKMVYKYPINAFPYDELVAENGRRSKKEPEYEIFDTGIFNNDEYFDIFIEYCKADHNNILARVTVCNRSQHDAPIVVMPTVWFRNNWKWGYNTYKGQVHASHDGSIDIAHDSISIKKLYSRNADVQSVFCNNETNNSKLYGTPHAENSYFKDGINDFVIYGSATVNPEKRGTKASFLIDEIIGAGQSKIFDFRLCPEETDEPFEQFDEIFNTRIGETNDFYNEVQSDTTDEDERNVQRQAFAGLLWNKQFYHYNIGKWLKGDPNFDAPRNFNDYVRNTEWNHLHNKDIISMPDKWEYPWYATWDLAFHCVPFSIIDAEFAKGQLLLLTKEWYMHPNGQLPAYEWNMSDVNPPVHAWSCFRVFKIDEKQNGKPDLLFLEKVFQKLLLNFTWWVNRKDKSGNNIFGGGFLGLDNIGAFDRNMELKDGQHLEQADGTSWMAMYALNMMRIAMELAQYYQVYEDMAIKFFEHYLYIAEAMENLGDGKEGLWNEEDGFFYDVLQLGNGESVSLRLRSIVGLIPLFAVEIVDHRLLEKMPNFRSRMEWILKNKPELTKLVSHWDEEGHGRKHLMSILRKNRLTKVLTRMLDEKEFLSTYGIRAMSKVYEENPFVFSVHGSENVVYYTPAESDSRMFGGNSNWRGPIWFPINFLIVESLQRFHFYYGNSLKVELPTGSGDKRNLDEVAQNISHRLCSIFLKDENGQRAFNGGNAKFNYDEHFKDYITFFEYFHGDNGRGVGASHQTGWTATVAKLLKPRLTF; encoded by the coding sequence ATGACTGTTGAAAAGGAAAGATTACAAAATATACAATGGAAAAACTGGGGGCCTTATGTGAGTAACCGGCAATGGGGAAATGTACGTGAAGACTACAGTCCGAACGGAAATGCCTGGAACTTTACCAACCACGACAATGCCGAAAGCTATGCGTACCGATGGGGAGAGGAAGGGATTGCAGGAATCTCTGATGTAAAGCAGCTTTTCTGTTTTGCTTTTTCATTCTGGAATAAGAAAGATAAGATTGTTAAGGAACGTTTTTTCGGACTGAGCAATCCTCAGGGGAATCACGGAGAGGATATTAAAGAAATTTTTTATTATCTGGACAATACACCTACTCACAGTTATATGAAGATGGTGTATAAGTATCCTATCAATGCGTTTCCATATGATGAACTTGTTGCTGAAAACGGAAGACGCAGCAAAAAGGAACCGGAATATGAAATTTTTGATACGGGAATCTTCAATAATGATGAGTATTTTGATATTTTCATTGAATACTGTAAAGCCGATCACAACAATATTCTTGCGAGGGTAACGGTTTGTAACAGAAGCCAGCATGATGCCCCGATTGTTGTAATGCCTACAGTCTGGTTCAGAAATAACTGGAAATGGGGTTATAATACCTATAAAGGGCAGGTGCATGCTTCTCATGATGGAAGTATTGATATTGCCCATGATAGCATTTCGATCAAAAAGCTTTATTCAAGAAATGCGGATGTACAGAGTGTTTTCTGTAATAATGAAACCAACAATTCCAAACTGTATGGTACTCCTCATGCTGAAAACTCCTATTTCAAAGATGGCATCAATGATTTTGTTATCTATGGAAGTGCTACTGTAAATCCGGAAAAAAGAGGAACTAAAGCTTCTTTTTTGATTGATGAGATCATCGGAGCGGGACAATCTAAAATTTTTGATTTCAGATTATGTCCTGAGGAAACGGATGAGCCTTTTGAACAGTTTGATGAAATCTTCAATACCAGAATCGGCGAAACGAATGATTTTTATAACGAAGTTCAGAGTGACACAACCGATGAAGATGAAAGAAATGTTCAGAGACAGGCTTTTGCAGGGCTTTTATGGAATAAACAGTTTTATCATTACAATATCGGCAAATGGCTGAAAGGTGATCCCAATTTTGATGCACCCAGAAACTTCAATGATTATGTGAGGAACACGGAGTGGAACCACCTTCACAATAAGGATATTATTTCAATGCCTGATAAATGGGAATATCCGTGGTATGCAACCTGGGACCTGGCTTTTCACTGTGTTCCGTTTTCTATTATTGACGCTGAATTTGCAAAAGGACAGCTTCTTCTGCTTACGAAAGAATGGTATATGCATCCGAACGGACAGCTTCCTGCCTATGAATGGAATATGAGTGATGTAAATCCTCCGGTACATGCATGGTCTTGTTTCAGGGTTTTTAAAATTGATGAAAAACAGAATGGCAAACCCGATCTTTTATTTCTTGAAAAGGTATTCCAAAAGCTGCTTCTTAATTTTACCTGGTGGGTAAACCGGAAGGATAAAAGCGGTAATAATATTTTTGGCGGCGGCTTCTTAGGATTGGATAACATTGGAGCATTCGACAGAAATATGGAACTGAAAGACGGGCAGCATCTTGAACAGGCTGACGGAACAAGCTGGATGGCCATGTACGCCCTGAATATGATGCGGATTGCTATGGAACTTGCCCAATATTATCAAGTTTATGAGGATATGGCGATCAAGTTTTTTGAACATTACTTGTATATCGCAGAAGCTATGGAGAACCTTGGTGATGGCAAGGAAGGCCTGTGGAATGAGGAAGACGGCTTTTTCTATGATGTGCTTCAGCTTGGTAACGGGGAAAGTGTTTCATTACGATTAAGAAGTATTGTAGGATTGATTCCTTTGTTTGCGGTGGAGATTGTTGATCACAGACTGTTAGAAAAGATGCCTAATTTCCGAAGCAGAATGGAATGGATCTTAAAAAACAAACCGGAACTCACCAAACTGGTTTCGCACTGGGATGAGGAAGGACACGGCAGAAAGCATCTGATGAGTATTCTGCGCAAGAACAGACTGACAAAAGTTTTAACCAGAATGCTTGATGAGAAAGAGTTTCTAAGTACCTATGGAATCAGAGCTATGTCTAAAGTCTATGAGGAAAATCCGTTTGTATTTTCTGTTCATGGGTCTGAAAATGTGGTGTATTATACTCCGGCAGAAAGTGACAGCCGAATGTTTGGTGGCAACAGTAATTGGAGAGGACCAATCTGGTTCCCTATCAACTTCCTGATTGTGGAAAGTTTACAGCGTTTTCATTTTTATTATGGAAACAGCTTAAAAGTGGAACTTCCTACCGGAAGCGGCGATAAGAGGAATCTGGATGAAGTGGCACAAAATATCAGCCACAGACTCTGTTCTATATTCTTAAAGGACGAAAACGGACAGCGTGCTTTCAATGGCGGAAACGCCAAGTTCAATTATGATGAACATTTTAAAGACTATATTACCTTTTTTGAATATTTCCACGGAGATAACGGACGGGGTGTGGGCGCCTCTCATCAAACGGGGTGGACTGCCACGGTGGCTAAACTGCTTAAGCCAAGACTTACTTTTTAA
- a CDS encoding homocysteine S-methyltransferase family protein: MKNSEQLYKALSERILILDGAMGTMLQRYKFEEEDYRGERFKDWEHPVKGNNDLLSLTQPQAIEEVHRKYLEAGADIIETNTFSGTTIAMADYHMEDLVYDLNYESAKIARKVCDEFTAQNPDKTRFVAGSIGPTNRTASLSPDVNDPGYRAITFEELRVAYKQQCEALLDGGSDILLVETIFDTLNAKAALFAIDEIQDERNIKIPIMVSGTITDASGRTLSGQTAEAFLISVSHLNLLSVGFNCALGADQLTPYLETLAHNSEFYISAYPNAGLPNAFGKYDETPEDMARQIKEYTEKGLINIIGGCCGTTPDHIKAIADLVAEYPPRKLKKFV, from the coding sequence ATGAAAAATTCAGAACAATTATATAAAGCCTTATCCGAAAGAATATTAATTCTCGACGGAGCCATGGGAACCATGCTTCAACGATATAAGTTCGAAGAAGAAGACTACCGCGGTGAACGCTTCAAAGACTGGGAGCATCCTGTAAAGGGAAATAATGACCTCCTTTCCCTTACACAGCCGCAAGCCATTGAAGAGGTGCACAGAAAATATCTGGAAGCAGGAGCCGATATTATCGAAACCAATACATTCTCCGGAACAACCATTGCGATGGCAGATTATCATATGGAAGATCTGGTATATGATCTGAATTATGAATCTGCAAAAATTGCCAGAAAAGTATGTGATGAATTTACAGCTCAGAACCCTGATAAAACAAGATTTGTTGCAGGTTCAATAGGACCTACGAACAGAACGGCAAGTTTAAGTCCCGATGTTAATGATCCCGGATACAGAGCTATTACCTTTGAAGAACTCAGAGTAGCATACAAACAGCAATGTGAAGCTTTGCTGGATGGAGGCTCAGATATTCTGCTGGTAGAAACTATTTTTGATACCCTGAATGCAAAAGCTGCTCTGTTTGCAATTGATGAAATTCAGGACGAAAGAAACATCAAAATTCCGATCATGGTTTCAGGAACAATTACAGATGCTTCAGGAAGAACGCTAAGCGGCCAGACTGCTGAAGCTTTCCTGATCTCAGTATCACACCTGAACTTGTTAAGCGTAGGATTCAATTGTGCATTAGGAGCAGATCAGCTGACGCCTTATCTGGAAACACTGGCCCATAATTCAGAGTTCTATATCTCTGCTTATCCGAATGCCGGGCTTCCTAATGCTTTCGGAAAATATGATGAAACTCCGGAAGATATGGCCAGACAAATCAAAGAATATACAGAAAAAGGATTGATTAATATTATAGGAGGATGCTGCGGAACAACTCCCGATCACATCAAAGCAATTGCAGATTTAGTGGCAGAATATCCGCCAAGAAAATTGAAGAAATTTGTCTGA